The Micromonospora sp. M71_S20 genome window below encodes:
- a CDS encoding sodium:solute symporter family protein, producing the protein MDGDGLRLNMNVLDYGILALYFVTVLGVGFAARRAIKTSVDFFLSGRSLPAWVTGLAFVSANLGALEIIGMAANGAQYGAMTLHYYWIGAVPAMVFLGIVMMPFYYGSKVRSVPEYLRLRFNRPTHLLNALSFAVAQVLIAGVNLYALALIMQALLGWPLWVAIVIGALIVLAYITVGGLSGAIYNEVLQFFVIIAGLLPITILGLVKVGGVSGLMDAVRESKLGEAGLHTWQDTGGTDNPLGAHWIGIVFGLGFVLSFGYWTTNFAEVQRALSAKNMSAARRTPIIAAYPKLLIPVVTVIPGLVALVTVQGLGAESGDLVYNNAIPLLMRDLLPNGVLGIAVTGLVASFMAGMAANVSGFNTVFTYDIWQQYVRRDRPDDYYIRIGRWATVGGVLVGIGTAFIAAGFSNIMNYIQALFSLFNAPLFATFIIGMFWRRMSAAAGFLSLLMGTLAALATYLLYKAGVVHFNSDLEESFWGAGIAFVTAAVVAAVVTPFTAKKQDEDLRGLVYGMGAVDMKGDLLTGDAVWWRSPVLLGLIAVALSLLLYVPFF; encoded by the coding sequence ATGGATGGCGATGGCCTGCGGCTGAACATGAACGTCCTGGACTACGGCATCCTGGCGCTCTACTTCGTCACGGTGCTCGGTGTCGGCTTCGCCGCCCGGCGGGCCATCAAGACCAGCGTCGACTTCTTCCTCTCCGGCCGCTCCCTGCCCGCCTGGGTGACCGGCCTGGCCTTCGTCTCGGCCAACCTCGGGGCGTTGGAGATCATCGGCATGGCCGCCAACGGCGCCCAGTACGGCGCGATGACCCTGCACTACTACTGGATCGGCGCCGTGCCGGCGATGGTCTTCCTCGGCATCGTGATGATGCCGTTCTACTACGGCTCCAAGGTCCGCAGCGTGCCCGAGTACCTGCGGCTGCGCTTCAACCGCCCCACCCACCTGCTGAACGCGCTCAGCTTCGCGGTCGCCCAGGTGCTCATCGCCGGGGTGAACCTCTACGCCCTGGCGCTGATCATGCAGGCGCTGCTCGGCTGGCCGCTCTGGGTCGCCATCGTGATCGGCGCGCTGATCGTGCTGGCGTACATCACCGTGGGTGGGCTCTCCGGGGCGATCTACAACGAGGTGCTCCAGTTCTTCGTGATCATCGCGGGCCTGCTGCCGATCACGATCCTGGGACTGGTCAAGGTGGGCGGCGTCTCCGGCCTGATGGACGCGGTGCGCGAGTCCAAGCTGGGCGAGGCGGGGCTGCACACCTGGCAGGACACCGGCGGCACCGACAACCCCCTCGGCGCGCACTGGATCGGCATCGTCTTCGGCCTCGGCTTCGTGCTCTCCTTCGGCTACTGGACGACCAACTTCGCCGAGGTGCAGCGCGCGCTGTCGGCCAAGAACATGAGCGCCGCCCGGCGTACGCCGATCATCGCCGCGTACCCGAAGCTGCTCATCCCGGTGGTCACGGTGATTCCCGGCCTGGTCGCCCTCGTGACCGTGCAGGGGCTCGGCGCGGAGAGCGGCGACCTGGTCTACAACAACGCGATCCCGCTGCTGATGCGCGACCTGCTCCCCAACGGCGTGCTGGGGATCGCGGTGACCGGCCTGGTCGCCTCGTTCATGGCCGGCATGGCGGCGAACGTGAGCGGCTTCAACACCGTGTTCACCTACGACATCTGGCAGCAGTACGTGCGCCGGGACCGCCCGGACGACTACTACATCCGCATCGGCCGGTGGGCGACGGTCGGCGGCGTGCTGGTCGGCATCGGCACGGCGTTCATCGCCGCCGGGTTCAGCAACATCATGAACTACATCCAGGCGCTGTTCTCGCTGTTCAACGCGCCGCTGTTCGCCACCTTCATCATCGGCATGTTCTGGCGGCGGATGAGCGCGGCGGCCGGCTTCCTCTCCCTGCTGATGGGCACCCTGGCGGCGCTGGCGACCTACCTGCTCTACAAGGCCGGGGTGGTGCACTTCAACTCCGACCTGGAGGAGAGCTTCTGGGGCGCCGGCATCGCGTTCGTCACGGCGGCCGTCGTCGCCGCCGTGGTGACCCCGTTCACCGCGAAGAAGCAGGACGAGGACCTGCGCGGGCTGGTCTACGGCATGGGCGCCGTCGACATGAAGGGCGACCTGCTGACCGGGGACGCCGTCTGGTGGCGCTCCCCGGTGCTCCTCGGCCTGATCGCGGTGGCGCTGTCCCTCCTCCTCTACGTGCCGTTCTTCTAG
- a CDS encoding catalase, which translates to MSDPQANRPILTTRQGHPVHNNQQQRTVGSRGPATLENYHFLEKISHFDRERIPERVVHARGFVAHGEFEAYGTIGDEPASKYTRAKLFQTRGKKTPVTIRFSTVIGGRDSSEAARDPRGFAVKFRTEDGNWDMVGNNLQVFFIRDAIKFPDVIHSLKPDPVTFRQEPNRIFDFMSNTPESMHMLTWLFSPYGIPKNYRTMRGSGVNTYRLVNAEGEGVLVKFHWMSQQGEHNLTQAEADAIQATDLGHASKDLYEAIERGDHPKWELNVQIMSDDEHPELDFDPLDDTKIWPEEDFPYLPVGMMTLNRNITDHHNENEQIAFGTGVLVDGIDFSDDKMLVGRTFSYSDTQRYRVGPNYLQLPVNRPREDVQVSTNQTGGQMSYGVDNRGANPHINFEPSSVAGLREADESYREYRPFVSGQVMKAPIERQDNYSQAGRRYREMADWERDDLILNLTTLLAQCDKHIQEKMVWHFSQCDSDYGRRVAEGLGISVDA; encoded by the coding sequence ATGAGCGACCCGCAGGCCAACCGGCCGATCCTCACGACCCGCCAGGGTCACCCCGTGCACAACAACCAGCAGCAGCGGACGGTCGGTTCGCGCGGCCCGGCGACGCTGGAGAACTACCACTTCCTGGAGAAGATCAGCCACTTCGACCGGGAGCGCATCCCGGAGCGGGTGGTGCACGCCCGCGGCTTCGTCGCGCACGGCGAGTTCGAGGCGTACGGGACGATCGGCGACGAGCCGGCGTCGAAGTACACCAGGGCCAAGCTGTTCCAGACCAGGGGCAAGAAGACCCCGGTCACGATCCGCTTCTCCACCGTCATCGGTGGCCGGGACTCCTCCGAGGCGGCGCGCGACCCGCGCGGCTTCGCCGTGAAGTTCCGCACCGAGGACGGCAACTGGGACATGGTGGGCAACAACCTCCAGGTCTTCTTCATCCGCGACGCGATCAAGTTCCCGGACGTGATCCACTCGCTGAAGCCGGACCCGGTCACCTTCCGTCAGGAGCCGAACCGGATCTTCGACTTCATGTCGAACACGCCCGAGTCGATGCACATGCTGACCTGGCTCTTCTCCCCGTACGGCATCCCGAAGAACTACCGGACGATGCGCGGCTCGGGGGTGAACACCTACCGCCTCGTCAACGCCGAGGGCGAGGGCGTGCTGGTCAAGTTCCACTGGATGTCCCAGCAGGGTGAGCACAACCTCACCCAGGCCGAGGCGGACGCCATCCAGGCCACCGACCTGGGCCACGCCTCGAAGGACCTCTACGAGGCGATCGAGCGCGGCGACCACCCGAAGTGGGAGCTCAACGTCCAGATCATGAGCGACGACGAGCACCCGGAGCTGGACTTCGACCCGCTCGACGACACCAAGATCTGGCCGGAGGAGGACTTCCCCTACCTGCCGGTCGGCATGATGACGCTCAACCGCAACATCACCGACCACCACAACGAGAACGAGCAGATCGCCTTCGGCACCGGCGTGCTGGTCGACGGCATCGACTTCTCCGACGACAAGATGCTGGTCGGCCGGACGTTCTCCTACTCGGACACCCAGCGTTACCGGGTCGGCCCGAACTACCTCCAGCTGCCGGTCAACCGGCCGCGCGAGGACGTGCAGGTCAGCACCAACCAGACCGGCGGCCAGATGTCGTACGGGGTGGACAACCGCGGTGCCAACCCGCACATCAACTTCGAGCCGTCCTCGGTCGCCGGTCTCCGGGAGGCCGACGAGTCCTACCGGGAGTACCGCCCGTTCGTTTCGGGTCAGGTCATGAAGGCCCCGATCGAGCGGCAGGACAACTACTCCCAGGCCGGCCGGCGCTACCGCGAGATGGCCGACTGGGAGCGCGACGACCTGATCCTCAACCTGACCACCCTGCTGGCCCAGTGCGACAAGCACATCCAGGAGAAGATGGTCTGGCACTTCAGCCAGTGCGACTCCGACTACGGCCGCCGGGTCGCCGAGGGGCTCGGCATCTCCGTCGACGCCTGA
- a CDS encoding Fur family transcriptional regulator yields the protein MPVGPDVERLRAAGLRVTQPRLAVLATVRDRPHLDADTITRLARARLGRISGQAVYDVLHALTGAGMLRRFAPAGGPARYELGGDDHDHLVCRDCGAIVDTRRDRAPGPCLDPGAAAFAVEFTEVTYWGRCPGCQPQHD from the coding sequence ATGCCGGTCGGACCCGACGTCGAACGCCTACGGGCGGCGGGGCTGCGCGTCACGCAGCCCCGGCTCGCGGTGCTCGCCACGGTGCGCGACCGGCCGCACCTGGACGCCGACACGATCACCCGACTCGCCCGGGCCCGCCTCGGGCGGATCTCCGGCCAGGCGGTCTACGACGTCCTGCACGCGCTCACCGGCGCGGGCATGCTGCGCCGGTTCGCCCCGGCCGGCGGACCGGCCCGGTACGAGCTGGGCGGGGACGACCACGACCACCTGGTCTGCCGGGACTGCGGCGCGATCGTCGACACCCGGCGCGACCGGGCCCCCGGGCCCTGCCTCGACCCCGGGGCCGCCGCCTTCGCGGTGGAGTTCACCGAGGTCACCTACTGGGGCCGGTGCCCCGGGTGCCAGCCGCAGCACGACTGA
- a CDS encoding class F sortase, which yields MTATPAGGRHGTPWRAAGAAVVVVVAMVGAGLIGASVKTGPAPRPPQPLAASASTGPAVADAPDPDVAAGTGLARSAPTTIAIPRIGVDAAIMPLGTNPDGTVQVPPLERAQLAGWYEPGPSPGEIGNAVIVGHVDSAAIGPAVFFSLGALQPGDTITVTREDGQQATFTVESVKAYPKTEFPTEQVYGPSDRPGLRVVTCGGTFDQAAGSYPDNVVVFASMPA from the coding sequence ATGACGGCGACACCGGCCGGCGGCCGTCACGGGACACCGTGGCGCGCCGCCGGCGCGGCCGTCGTCGTCGTGGTCGCCATGGTCGGCGCCGGCCTGATCGGCGCTTCGGTCAAGACCGGACCCGCTCCCCGCCCCCCGCAGCCCCTGGCCGCGTCCGCCAGCACCGGGCCGGCGGTCGCCGACGCGCCGGACCCGGACGTCGCCGCCGGCACGGGCCTCGCCCGCTCCGCCCCCACCACGATCGCCATCCCCCGGATCGGGGTCGACGCCGCGATCATGCCGCTCGGCACCAACCCGGACGGCACCGTCCAGGTGCCCCCGCTGGAGCGGGCGCAGCTGGCCGGCTGGTACGAGCCGGGGCCGAGCCCGGGTGAGATCGGCAACGCGGTCATCGTCGGGCACGTCGACTCGGCGGCGATCGGGCCGGCGGTCTTCTTCTCCCTCGGTGCGCTGCAACCGGGCGACACCATCACCGTCACCCGGGAGGACGGGCAGCAGGCCACCTTCACCGTCGAGTCGGTCAAGGCGTACCCGAAGACGGAGTTCCCGACCGAGCAGGTCTACGGTCCCAGCGACCGACCCGGCCTGCGCGTGGTCACCTGCGGCGGGACCTTCGACCAGGCCGCCGGCAGCTACCCCGACAACGTGGTCGTCTTCGCCTCCATGCCGGCCTGA
- a CDS encoding glycoside hydrolase family 6 protein, which produces MNVWRRLSGPRRALALGGAGALVAGGLVTLPVTVAHAATQCDVSYTTSDWQGGFTATVNIKNIGDALNGWTLGFTFPDGNQRVQQGWSARWSQSGRNVTAQNESYNGAVASGATVSLGFNGAWSGSNPKPTSFTLNGVTCNGGPTTPPPSTPPPTTPPPTTPPPTTPPPTTPPPGQKVDNPYLNAQGYVNPEWKAKAESVAGGNRVSNNPTAVWIDRIAAINGTPDSSSNGAMGVRDHLNKALEQGADYIQFVIYNLPGRDCAALASNGELRADELPRYKAEYIDPIAAIQADPKYASLRIVNIIEIDSLPNLVTNTSGNPGGTAMCDTVKANGAYVNGVGYALSKLGAIGNVYNYIDAAHHGWIGWDSNFGPTAQILKDAAVASGSTVNNVHGFIVNTANYSALREPYIKITDNVNGTSVRQSKWIDWNFYVDELSFAQAFRNELVAKGFDSKIGMLIDTSRNGWGGSARPTGPGATTNVDTYVNGGRVDRRIHAGNWCNQAGAGLGERPKAAPEPGIDAYVWVKPPGESDGSSKEIPNNEGKGFDRMCDPTYTGNARNGNSMSGALPDAPISGAWFPAQFAQLMQNAYPAL; this is translated from the coding sequence ATGAATGTGTGGAGAAGGCTGTCCGGCCCCCGCCGGGCCCTCGCGCTCGGCGGCGCGGGCGCTCTGGTCGCGGGCGGACTGGTGACCCTGCCGGTCACCGTGGCGCACGCCGCCACCCAGTGCGACGTGTCGTACACGACCAGCGACTGGCAGGGCGGGTTCACCGCCACCGTCAACATCAAGAACATCGGCGACGCCCTCAACGGCTGGACGCTGGGCTTCACCTTCCCCGACGGCAACCAGCGGGTGCAGCAGGGCTGGTCGGCCCGCTGGTCGCAGAGTGGTCGGAACGTCACCGCGCAGAACGAGTCCTACAACGGCGCGGTGGCCAGCGGGGCCACGGTGAGCCTCGGCTTCAACGGTGCCTGGAGCGGCAGCAACCCCAAGCCCACCTCGTTCACGCTCAACGGCGTGACCTGCAACGGGGGCCCCACCACCCCGCCGCCCAGCACCCCTCCGCCGACGACGCCGCCCCCCACGACGCCGCCGCCGACCACCCCGCCGCCGACCACCCCGCCGCCCGGGCAGAAGGTGGACAACCCCTACCTGAACGCCCAGGGGTACGTGAACCCGGAGTGGAAGGCCAAGGCCGAGTCGGTCGCGGGCGGCAACCGGGTGTCGAACAACCCGACCGCCGTGTGGATCGACCGGATCGCCGCCATCAACGGCACCCCGGACAGCAGCTCCAACGGCGCGATGGGCGTCCGCGACCACCTGAACAAGGCCCTCGAGCAGGGCGCGGACTACATCCAGTTCGTCATCTACAACCTGCCCGGCCGGGACTGTGCCGCGCTGGCCTCGAACGGTGAGCTGCGCGCGGACGAGCTGCCCCGGTACAAGGCCGAGTACATCGACCCGATCGCCGCGATCCAGGCCGACCCGAAGTACGCCAGCCTGCGGATCGTGAACATCATCGAGATCGACTCGCTGCCGAACCTGGTGACCAACACCTCCGGCAACCCCGGCGGCACCGCGATGTGCGACACGGTGAAGGCCAACGGCGCCTACGTCAACGGTGTCGGGTACGCCCTGTCGAAGCTGGGCGCGATCGGCAACGTCTACAACTACATCGACGCCGCCCACCACGGCTGGATCGGTTGGGACAGCAACTTCGGCCCGACCGCGCAGATCCTGAAGGACGCCGCCGTGGCCTCCGGCAGCACGGTGAACAACGTCCACGGCTTCATCGTCAACACCGCCAACTACTCGGCGCTGCGCGAGCCTTACATCAAGATCACTGATAACGTCAACGGCACCAGCGTTCGGCAGTCCAAGTGGATCGACTGGAACTTCTACGTGGACGAGCTCTCGTTCGCCCAGGCGTTCCGCAACGAGCTCGTCGCCAAGGGCTTCGACTCGAAGATCGGCATGCTGATCGACACGTCCCGCAACGGCTGGGGCGGCTCCGCCCGGCCCACCGGCCCGGGCGCGACGACCAACGTGGACACGTACGTCAACGGCGGTCGGGTGGACCGGCGGATCCACGCCGGTAACTGGTGCAACCAGGCCGGGGCCGGCCTGGGCGAGCGTCCGAAGGCCGCGCCGGAGCCGGGCATCGACGCGTACGTCTGGGTGAAGCCCCCGGGCGAGTCGGACGGCTCCAGCAAGGAGATCCCGAACAACGAGGGTAAGGGCTTCGACCGGATGTGCGACCCGACCTACACCGGTAACGCCCGCAACGGCAACAGCATGAGCGGCGCCCTGCCGGACGCCCCGATCTCGGGCGCCTGGTTCCCGGCGCAGTTCGCGCAGCTCATGCAGAACGCGTACCCGGCGCTCTGA